Proteins encoded within one genomic window of Bacillus thuringiensis:
- the resA gene encoding thiol-disulfide oxidoreductase ResA, translating to MKKNRLLFRVIILLILCGAVGFTLYQGFFADKEKMQIGKEAPNFVVTDLEGKKIELKDLKGKGVFLNFWGTWCKPCEKEMPYMNELYPKYKEKGVEIIALDADETEIAVKNFVKQYDLKFPVAIDKGTKIIGTYGVGPLPTSFLIDKDGNVVEQIIGEQTKEQLEGYLKKITP from the coding sequence ATGAAAAAAAATCGCTTATTATTTCGCGTTATTATTCTACTCATTTTATGTGGTGCTGTAGGATTTACACTTTATCAAGGATTCTTTGCTGATAAAGAGAAAATGCAAATTGGAAAAGAAGCACCTAACTTTGTTGTGACAGATTTAGAAGGAAAGAAAATTGAATTAAAAGATTTAAAGGGAAAAGGTGTATTTTTAAACTTTTGGGGCACTTGGTGTAAACCTTGTGAGAAAGAAATGCCTTATATGAATGAACTATATCCAAAGTATAAAGAAAAAGGCGTTGAAATTATTGCGTTAGATGCAGATGAAACAGAAATTGCTGTTAAGAACTTTGTGAAACAATATGATTTGAAATTCCCAGTTGCTATTGATAAAGGAACAAAAATCATAGGGACATATGGAGTAGGACCGTTACCGACAAGCTTTTTGATTGATAAAGATGGAAACGTAGTGGAGCAAATTATAGGTGAACAAACGAAAGAACAGCTAGAAGGTTATTTAAAGAAAATTACGCCGTAA
- the resB gene encoding cytochrome c biogenesis protein ResB, with protein MLKEIKCECGHVNPIGTVFCEACGKPFESNENIKLLDMRYEGSARRSLTQTKTIVDKIWSFFSSVKVGVWLIVITLAASAIGTIFPQEMYITPGIAPAEYYKQEYGFLGQLYYQLGFNNLYGSWWYMMLIASIGISLVICSLDRVIPLYKALKKQGVKRHPSFLKRQRLYGTGTPQAGDLERIQMNLKKTNYNVKVEDGNVLAEKGRFSRWGPYVNHIGLIIFLFGAMLRFLPSMYVDEALWLRDGETKEIPGTDGQYYLKNEKFIKEVYDKSKDKEVYDEAIDRVGDKMIAKNFQTNAVLYKAIGENIAGQKPKLEKVKEAEIRVNEPLKFDQFAIYQVDYKESEFKSMSFHLQNKENNQKWGPIKVDLTNPTEKYDLGNGYSLELLSYFPDFYFDENGRPNTKTKLPNNPAFVFKMFTPETPDGEVSFVGIQQNIEPDGNNKYKMSFAGVEMQNATALTVRKDLTLWILGIGGFIFMVGVIQGMYWNHRRIWIQRVNDEWWIAGHTNKNWFGLKKDIERVLEGTAIPQPNDKVIDKKIS; from the coding sequence GTGTTGAAAGAAATTAAGTGTGAATGTGGACATGTGAATCCGATAGGAACTGTTTTTTGTGAAGCTTGCGGGAAACCATTTGAAAGTAATGAAAATATAAAACTATTGGATATGCGCTATGAGGGGAGTGCTCGTAGATCTCTCACGCAAACAAAAACGATAGTCGATAAAATTTGGAGCTTTTTCTCTTCTGTAAAAGTAGGTGTATGGCTCATTGTAATCACTTTAGCTGCATCGGCGATTGGAACTATTTTTCCGCAAGAAATGTACATAACTCCAGGGATTGCACCAGCTGAATATTATAAACAAGAATACGGATTTTTAGGACAATTATACTATCAGTTAGGATTTAATAATTTATACGGTTCATGGTGGTATATGATGTTAATTGCTTCAATTGGTATTTCGCTTGTGATATGTAGCTTAGATCGTGTTATTCCGCTTTATAAAGCTTTAAAAAAACAAGGGGTGAAAAGACATCCTAGCTTTTTAAAGAGACAAAGATTATACGGCACTGGTACACCGCAAGCTGGTGATTTGGAAAGAATCCAAATGAATTTAAAGAAAACGAACTATAATGTGAAAGTGGAAGACGGAAACGTTTTAGCAGAAAAGGGACGTTTCTCGCGTTGGGGTCCATATGTGAATCATATCGGTCTTATTATCTTTTTATTCGGTGCAATGCTTCGTTTTTTACCGAGTATGTACGTAGACGAAGCGCTTTGGTTACGTGATGGTGAAACGAAAGAAATACCAGGGACGGATGGGCAATACTATTTGAAAAATGAGAAGTTTATAAAGGAAGTTTATGATAAAAGTAAGGACAAGGAAGTTTATGATGAAGCAATTGACCGTGTAGGTGATAAAATGATTGCGAAAAACTTCCAAACGAATGCTGTATTATATAAAGCGATCGGCGAAAATATAGCAGGACAAAAACCGAAATTGGAAAAGGTAAAAGAAGCGGAAATTCGAGTGAATGAACCGCTGAAATTTGATCAATTTGCTATTTATCAAGTGGATTATAAAGAAAGTGAATTTAAAAGCATGTCCTTCCATTTGCAAAATAAAGAAAATAATCAAAAGTGGGGACCAATTAAAGTTGATTTAACGAATCCTACAGAAAAATATGATTTAGGAAATGGTTATTCTCTAGAACTATTAAGCTATTTCCCTGATTTTTATTTTGATGAGAATGGAAGACCGAACACAAAAACGAAATTACCAAATAATCCTGCATTCGTCTTTAAAATGTTTACGCCTGAAACACCAGATGGTGAAGTGAGTTTTGTTGGTATTCAGCAAAATATAGAACCTGATGGGAACAATAAGTATAAAATGTCATTCGCAGGTGTTGAAATGCAAAATGCAACAGCACTTACTGTAAGGAAAGATTTAACGCTTTGGATTCTCGGTATTGGAGGATTTATATTTATGGTTGGTGTCATTCAAGGAATGTATTGGAATCATCGCCGTATTTGGATACAACGCGTTAATGATGAATGGTGGATTGCAGGACATACGAATAAAAATTGGTTCGGTTTAAAGAAAGATATTGAAAGAGTACTAGAAGGTACAGCAATTCCGCAACCAAACGATAAAGTAATCGATAAAAAAATTAGTTAA
- the resC gene encoding cytochrome c biogenesis protein ResC, whose amino-acid sequence MVQISSNFLFTAFILYLIATLFFGGAIKEKGHKWANVGITITILGFIAQTVYFITRWIASGHAPVSNFFEFGTFFGMMLVGAFIVMYFMYRVSIIGLFALPVALLLIAYASMFPREISPLIPSLKSNWLHIHVTTAAAGQAILAISFITGVMYLLKNVDQSTRSKRTFWLETVVFTLVCTVGFIGVTTVFSSMKYEAKFQWIDKNEQQVEMKYNLPALVGPHEGKLLTENKLEPTVEVPAIVNAKKLNTVIWSVLVGTLLYIVLRLILRKRVSAALQPLVKNTNSDLLDEIGYRSIAIGFPVFTLGALIFAMIWAQIAWTRFWGWDPKEVWALITWLFYAAVLHLRLSKGWHGEKSAWLAVIGFAIIMFNFIVVNLIIAGLHSYA is encoded by the coding sequence ATGGTGCAAATAAGTAGTAACTTTCTCTTTACCGCATTTATTTTATATTTAATTGCAACTCTATTTTTCGGGGGAGCAATTAAAGAAAAGGGTCATAAATGGGCAAATGTAGGAATAACGATTACAATTTTAGGATTTATTGCACAAACAGTATATTTTATTACAAGATGGATTGCATCAGGACATGCACCAGTTAGTAACTTTTTTGAATTCGGTACGTTTTTCGGCATGATGCTAGTCGGAGCATTTATTGTCATGTATTTTATGTACCGCGTAAGTATAATTGGACTCTTTGCATTACCAGTTGCGCTTTTATTAATTGCCTACGCGAGTATGTTTCCGAGGGAAATATCGCCGCTTATTCCATCTTTGAAAAGTAATTGGTTACATATTCACGTGACGACTGCAGCAGCAGGACAAGCGATCTTAGCGATTAGTTTTATAACGGGCGTTATGTATTTATTGAAAAATGTAGATCAATCAACGAGAAGCAAACGTACATTTTGGTTAGAAACTGTGGTATTCACACTTGTTTGTACAGTTGGATTTATTGGAGTAACAACGGTATTTTCTAGTATGAAATATGAAGCGAAGTTTCAATGGATTGATAAAAATGAACAACAAGTGGAGATGAAGTACAATCTTCCGGCTTTAGTGGGACCGCATGAAGGGAAGTTATTGACAGAAAATAAATTAGAACCGACAGTTGAAGTTCCGGCGATTGTAAATGCCAAAAAATTAAATACTGTAATTTGGTCAGTGTTAGTTGGAACATTACTTTATATTGTATTAAGACTTATTTTAAGGAAACGAGTATCAGCAGCACTTCAGCCACTAGTGAAAAATACGAATAGTGATTTACTAGATGAAATCGGATATCGCTCTATTGCAATTGGATTCCCAGTTTTCACATTAGGTGCATTAATTTTTGCGATGATTTGGGCTCAAATAGCGTGGACACGTTTTTGGGGATGGGATCCGAAAGAAGTTTGGGCACTTATTACTTGGCTCTTTTATGCTGCGGTATTACATTTACGCTTATCAAAAGGGTGGCATGGAGAGAAGTCAGCTTGGTTAGCGGTAATTGGTTTTGCAATCATTATGTTCAACTTTATTGTAGTAAACTTAATTATCGCGGGTTTACATTCATACGCATAG
- the resD gene encoding DNA-binding response regulator ResD translates to MENESRILIVDDEDRIRRLLKMYLEREQYTIDEADNGDTALEMALQNDYDLILLDLMMPGKDGIEVCKGVREKKATPIIMLTAKGEEVNRVQGFEVGTDDYIVKPFSPREVVLRVKAVLRRSVPTTFFTQDTTTKDVTVFPHLTIDNDAHRVTADGNEVNLTPKEYELLLFLAKAPDKVFDREQLLKEVWQYEFFGDLRTVDTHVKRLREKLSKKSPDAAKMIVTVWGVGYKFEVVND, encoded by the coding sequence ATGGAAAATGAATCAAGAATTTTAATTGTAGACGATGAGGATCGTATTCGTCGTTTGTTGAAAATGTATTTAGAGAGAGAACAATACACAATTGATGAAGCAGACAATGGTGATACAGCTTTAGAAATGGCACTGCAAAATGATTATGATTTAATCCTATTAGATCTTATGATGCCTGGTAAAGATGGTATCGAAGTATGTAAAGGGGTCCGTGAGAAGAAAGCGACGCCAATTATTATGTTGACAGCAAAGGGTGAAGAAGTAAACCGAGTACAAGGGTTTGAGGTAGGAACTGATGATTATATTGTGAAACCATTTAGCCCACGTGAAGTAGTGCTTCGTGTGAAAGCGGTCTTACGCCGTTCTGTACCAACAACATTCTTTACACAAGATACAACGACAAAAGATGTTACTGTGTTCCCTCATTTAACAATTGATAATGATGCACATCGTGTTACAGCAGATGGTAATGAAGTGAACTTAACACCGAAAGAGTACGAATTACTATTATTCTTAGCGAAAGCTCCTGATAAAGTATTTGATCGTGAGCAATTGTTAAAAGAAGTATGGCAATATGAATTCTTCGGAGATTTACGTACAGTTGATACGCATGTAAAGCGTTTACGTGAGAAGTTAAGCAAAAAATCACCAGATGCTGCGAAGATGATTGTTACCGTTTGGGGCGTAGGTTACAAGTTTGAGGTTGTGAACGACTGA
- the resE gene encoding sensor histidine kinase ResE — MLWRSVVGKLWMTILLLVSFVLGFVAILLSQFFRTYYVDMSEARLQKVATSVSELIEEGADVKTIENIAYKFSDPLSRIIIVEDGKEISSSPKQEGLVTLTMDDLKEDKELAAVFTDKKEIKNNIRKASNSRKNKNTENDIMIVGKPVHSKNQSAVFVYESLQVPIQGMERTTDFIFLSAGIAIILTTFFAFFLSTRITAPLRKMREVAFEVSRGKFDAKAPMVSQDEIGELATALNQMGKQLKFNMNALQQEKEQLASILSSMADGVITLNQEGEVVVINPPAEHFLQVWQEEKEVELSKKLPSELVELFHLVVESEQQQVVDINLQKGNYVVLMTPLYNQTKIRGAVAVLRDMTEERRLEKMRQDFIANVSHELRTPMVMLQGYSEAILDDIVQTKEEINEFVQIIYDESVRLGKLVNELLDLARMESGNVELHIGEVDIHPFVEKIGRKFQGIARDKEVALTVDFKDPIEQYPFDADRMEQVLTNLIDNAIRHTNAGGHVTLVIDMKNNGLIFEVQDSGAGIPEEDIPFLFDRFYKADKARTRGKKGGTGLGLAIAKNIVQGHDGKIAVSSVVGEGTTFSVYLPNRII, encoded by the coding sequence ATGCTTTGGAGAAGTGTAGTAGGGAAGTTATGGATGACCATATTACTTCTCGTTTCGTTTGTACTTGGATTTGTTGCGATTTTACTTTCACAGTTTTTTAGAACATATTATGTTGATATGAGTGAAGCTAGGCTTCAAAAAGTTGCAACAAGTGTTTCAGAGTTAATTGAAGAAGGTGCCGATGTAAAAACGATTGAGAATATCGCGTACAAATTCTCTGATCCACTTTCAAGGATTATTATTGTAGAAGATGGTAAGGAAATTTCATCTTCACCGAAACAAGAAGGATTAGTCACTCTTACAATGGATGACTTAAAAGAAGATAAAGAATTAGCGGCTGTTTTTACAGACAAAAAAGAAATTAAGAATAACATTAGAAAAGCCTCTAATAGTAGAAAAAATAAAAATACTGAAAATGATATTATGATTGTCGGAAAACCAGTACACTCCAAAAATCAAAGTGCAGTGTTCGTATACGAATCTTTACAAGTTCCGATACAAGGTATGGAGAGAACGACTGATTTTATATTCTTATCAGCGGGGATTGCAATTATATTAACAACTTTCTTTGCATTCTTCTTATCTACTCGAATTACAGCACCACTCCGTAAAATGCGTGAGGTTGCTTTTGAGGTTTCGCGTGGGAAGTTTGATGCGAAAGCTCCTATGGTATCTCAGGACGAGATTGGTGAGCTTGCAACGGCCTTAAATCAAATGGGGAAACAGTTGAAGTTTAATATGAATGCTCTGCAGCAAGAGAAAGAACAGTTAGCTAGTATTTTAAGTAGTATGGCAGATGGGGTTATTACGTTAAATCAAGAAGGTGAAGTCGTTGTAATCAATCCGCCAGCGGAACATTTCTTGCAAGTTTGGCAAGAAGAGAAAGAAGTAGAGTTAAGTAAAAAGCTCCCTTCTGAACTTGTTGAACTATTCCATCTAGTTGTAGAAAGCGAACAACAACAAGTGGTTGACATTAATTTACAAAAAGGTAACTATGTAGTTCTTATGACTCCGCTTTACAATCAAACGAAAATTCGCGGGGCGGTAGCTGTATTACGTGATATGACGGAAGAACGCCGTCTGGAGAAGATGCGTCAAGACTTTATTGCGAACGTATCACATGAACTTCGTACACCGATGGTCATGCTTCAAGGGTATAGTGAAGCAATTTTAGATGATATTGTGCAAACGAAAGAAGAAATTAATGAGTTTGTTCAAATCATTTATGATGAATCTGTTCGTTTAGGTAAACTTGTAAATGAATTATTAGATTTAGCGCGTATGGAAAGTGGTAATGTAGAGTTACATATAGGTGAAGTTGATATTCATCCTTTCGTTGAAAAAATAGGTCGTAAATTCCAAGGGATTGCAAGGGATAAAGAAGTCGCGTTAACGGTTGACTTCAAAGATCCAATTGAGCAATATCCGTTTGATGCAGATCGTATGGAACAAGTATTGACGAATTTAATTGATAACGCAATACGTCATACGAACGCAGGCGGACATGTAACGCTTGTAATTGATATGAAAAATAATGGTCTTATTTTTGAAGTACAAGATTCGGGCGCTGGTATTCCAGAAGAAGATATTCCATTTTTATTTGATCGTTTCTATAAAGCTGATAAAGCAAGAACACGTGGGAAAAAAGGTGGAACAGGACTCGGACTTGCGATTGCAAAAAATATTGTGCAAGGCCATGATGGGAAAATTGCTGTTTCAAGTGTTGTTGGAGAGGGAACTACATTCTCTGTATATTTACCGAATCGTATAATTTAG
- a CDS encoding cob(I)yrinic acid a,c-diamide adenosyltransferase has translation MKLYTKTGDKGTTSVIGGRVDKDNIRVEAYGTIDEANSHIGYAMTKLQGESFGDIYNELETIQHELFDCGGDLAIVSGKIPYKVKIEMVECLEKRIDSYIEEAPPLERFILPGGSDSAAAIHIARTVVRRAERCIVSLQKEGEINEVVLKYVNRLSDYLFAVARVINARVQVKDVEYNRSAIVFRDKKEKEVE, from the coding sequence ATGAAATTATATACAAAAACAGGAGATAAGGGGACAACAAGTGTAATAGGCGGCAGAGTGGATAAAGATAATATCCGAGTTGAAGCATATGGCACGATAGATGAGGCGAATTCTCATATTGGATATGCGATGACTAAACTACAAGGCGAGTCTTTCGGAGATATTTACAATGAACTTGAAACGATTCAACATGAACTATTTGATTGCGGAGGAGACTTGGCGATAGTATCGGGGAAAATTCCTTATAAAGTAAAAATCGAAATGGTCGAATGCTTAGAAAAAAGGATTGATTCGTATATAGAAGAAGCACCCCCATTAGAGCGCTTTATTTTACCCGGTGGAAGCGATTCGGCAGCTGCTATTCATATTGCACGTACAGTTGTAAGGCGAGCAGAACGATGTATAGTGTCCTTACAAAAAGAAGGGGAAATAAACGAAGTTGTTCTAAAGTATGTAAATAGATTATCTGATTATTTGTTTGCAGTAGCTAGAGTAATAAACGCTCGAGTACAAGTAAAAGATGTGGAGTATAATCGTAGTGCAATCGTTTTTCGTGATAAGAAAGAGAAGGAAGTGGAGTGA
- a CDS encoding peptidoglycan DD-metalloendopeptidase family protein: MKGLKYGVMLLTILFLSQLHVYAEGNRWTWPVEGQISDYFGTRHGKHYGIDIAAPIGAAVAAIQDGKVTKSYYSSSYGNVVFIKHGEYEAVYAHLNKRYVVQGDYISKGEIIGEVGNTGESRGAHLHLEVHQGRWTMAKKNAMNPLLVLHEQRNEVVSSSLYVVQKGDTLVSIARKFSMSVKEIKEKNGLQQELIYPNQQLYVK, translated from the coding sequence ATGAAAGGTTTAAAATACGGCGTCATGTTATTGACTATATTGTTTTTATCTCAATTACATGTGTACGCAGAGGGAAACCGGTGGACATGGCCTGTTGAAGGGCAGATAAGTGATTATTTTGGGACAAGGCATGGAAAACACTACGGTATAGATATAGCGGCACCGATTGGGGCGGCGGTGGCAGCTATTCAAGATGGTAAGGTAACGAAGTCTTATTATTCAAGTAGTTATGGAAATGTTGTATTTATTAAACATGGAGAATATGAGGCTGTGTATGCGCATTTAAATAAGAGATATGTAGTTCAAGGGGATTATATTTCAAAAGGAGAAATAATTGGAGAAGTAGGGAATACAGGAGAATCTCGAGGTGCACACTTACATTTAGAAGTTCATCAAGGAAGATGGACGATGGCAAAAAAGAATGCGATGAATCCATTGCTTGTTTTACATGAACAAAGAAACGAAGTCGTTTCCTCATCGTTATATGTCGTTCAAAAAGGGGACACTTTAGTTAGCATTGCACGGAAATTTAGCATGTCTGTTAAGGAAATTAAAGAAAAAAATGGGCTACAGCAAGAGCTGATTTATCCAAATCAACAATTATACGTAAAGTAA
- a CDS encoding ECF transporter S component, whose translation MKQKNSVVQMVSVAMLSSIAYLLMMLDFPFPGLPPFLKIDFSDVPALIAAIIFGPIAGVIVEAIKNILHYGIQGSLTGVPVGEIANFIAGCLFIGPAAFLFRKYRTVKSLTTGLMLGTITMALIMSVLNYIIIFPAYTWFLNSPAMSSEAIRTTVVTAILPFNLIKGIVVTIVFVALFSRLKVWMFAKMKNA comes from the coding sequence ATGAAACAAAAAAACAGTGTAGTGCAGATGGTGAGTGTAGCGATGCTAAGTAGTATTGCATATTTACTGATGATGTTGGATTTCCCGTTCCCAGGGCTTCCGCCATTCTTAAAAATTGATTTTAGTGATGTACCGGCTCTAATTGCAGCGATTATCTTCGGACCAATTGCGGGAGTAATTGTAGAGGCGATAAAGAATATTTTACATTACGGGATTCAAGGAAGTTTAACGGGAGTACCAGTTGGAGAAATAGCTAACTTTATTGCAGGATGTTTATTTATTGGACCGGCAGCTTTCTTATTTAGGAAGTATCGTACTGTTAAGAGTTTAACGACAGGATTAATGCTAGGGACAATTACAATGGCGCTTATTATGAGTGTATTAAATTACATCATCATATTCCCAGCTTACACTTGGTTTTTAAATTCGCCAGCTATGTCTAGTGAGGCTATAAGAACAACGGTTGTAACGGCAATCTTACCGTTTAATTTGATTAAAGGGATTGTTGTGACAATTGTATTTGTAGCGTTATTCTCACGCTTGAAAGTATGGATGTTTGCAAAAATGAAAAATGCATAA
- a CDS encoding ferredoxin encodes MAKYTIVDKDTCIACGACGAAAPDIYDYDDEGIAFVTLDDNQGIVEIPDVLLEDMMDAFEGCPTDSIKVADESFDGDALKFE; translated from the coding sequence ATGGCAAAATATACAATCGTTGATAAAGATACTTGTATTGCATGTGGTGCTTGTGGCGCTGCTGCACCAGACATTTATGACTATGATGATGAAGGTATTGCATTCGTAACATTAGACGATAACCAAGGTATCGTTGAAATTCCAGATGTATTACTTGAAGATATGATGGATGCATTCGAAGGTTGTCCAACTGACTCAATTAAAGTTGCTGACGAATCATTTGACGGCGATGCTTTAAAATTCGAATAG
- a CDS encoding helix-turn-helix domain-containing protein → MQLQYTVLYCLKQLNGERTVSSIYYLLKGKRSSQTLQDGNMFQVSFLFGIYKSLNRIEYDREVAKLLQADLIQEIHGNTYLLTPKGKMQLHTWEGVYAFPAHLHGLHYGELGETFWKRLSLIIQTISNLQQNNTKFIPIQQDTEIMMWVKRFLTGMPYRRNELAKRLWKEIHNLLGKCDVVEATIVTYRLTGYERIGCTLQQLAEITKQDIFRVYFLFWGAIHFLIQEVRDKENEFPLLAEIISYPNERAELFSLSTKKTYNFWRQGRSLEEIATIRNLKVATIEDHFVEIALRERDFSIEMFMEKDKIDKVTEVIDALQTRKLRELKQAVGEGISYFEVRLVLARMEGINET, encoded by the coding sequence ATGCAACTACAATATACTGTATTGTATTGTTTAAAACAATTGAATGGTGAAAGGACCGTTTCTTCTATTTATTATTTATTAAAGGGAAAACGATCTTCGCAAACATTACAAGATGGAAATATGTTCCAGGTTTCTTTTTTGTTTGGAATATATAAATCATTAAATAGAATTGAATATGATCGTGAAGTTGCAAAGTTGTTGCAAGCAGATTTGATTCAAGAAATACATGGAAATACATATTTGTTAACACCTAAAGGTAAAATGCAGTTGCATACATGGGAGGGAGTGTATGCTTTTCCAGCGCATTTACATGGTTTGCACTATGGTGAATTAGGTGAAACATTTTGGAAAAGATTATCTTTAATTATTCAAACTATATCTAATTTACAACAGAATAATACGAAGTTTATTCCTATTCAACAAGATACAGAAATAATGATGTGGGTGAAACGCTTTTTAACAGGTATGCCGTATAGGCGAAATGAATTGGCTAAAAGATTATGGAAAGAAATACATAATCTTTTAGGGAAATGTGATGTGGTAGAAGCGACGATTGTAACATATAGATTAACAGGATATGAACGTATCGGTTGTACATTGCAGCAGTTAGCGGAAATTACGAAACAAGATATATTCAGGGTGTACTTTTTATTTTGGGGTGCAATCCATTTCCTTATACAAGAAGTTCGCGATAAAGAAAATGAATTTCCGTTATTAGCTGAGATTATTTCTTATCCGAATGAGAGAGCTGAATTATTTAGTTTATCAACGAAAAAAACATATAATTTTTGGAGGCAAGGGCGCTCATTAGAGGAAATAGCGACAATTAGAAATTTAAAGGTTGCAACGATAGAGGATCATTTTGTTGAAATTGCTTTGAGAGAAAGAGATTTTTCTATCGAGATGTTTATGGAAAAAGACAAAATAGATAAAGTAACAGAAGTAATTGATGCATTACAAACACGTAAGTTGCGTGAGTTGAAACAAGCGGTTGGAGAGGGTATCTCTTATTTTGAAGTTCGTCTTGTATTGGCGCGGATGGAGGGTATAAATGAAACTTGA
- a CDS encoding RecQ family ATP-dependent DNA helicase, whose protein sequence is MKLEEYLYRWFGYSEFRPGQKGVITDLLERKDVIAMLPTGRGKSMCYQLPGLMQEGTVLVVSPLLSLMEDQVTQLKYIVKNRVIAFNSFRTLHEKREAMKRLASYKFIFVSPEMLQSELLIRELKKVHISLFVVDEAHCISQWGYDFRPDYKKLNVVIENIGSPTVLALTATATKDVLRDIAESLNLENVAQHVYSIDRPNIAMEVQFVTTIEEKKEALLEQVMYLQGPGIVYCSSRAWTERLTEYLRGKGVTGVAFYHGGMEHEERMLIQQQFMNDQLQLVICTSAFGMGVNKSNTRYIIHFHYPTNIASYLQEIGRAGRDGEPSIAILLCSPLDHDLPISIIEDELPSPSQIQFLFSLLQERMFQTKELPIEEVEEICYNAARFNEQYWRFIRYHLEQLGIIQQRKLILESLSDEIMNRLIAEVEIRLRNKYSELENMKSWIQVKGCRREYLLQQFGYRKEGELKNCCDYCHITKTDYKKRQAQQSDFDYNWETELQKLFGLEKMGE, encoded by the coding sequence ATGAAACTTGAGGAATATTTATATAGGTGGTTTGGATATTCTGAATTTCGTCCAGGTCAAAAAGGGGTAATTACAGATTTATTGGAAAGAAAAGATGTTATAGCGATGCTTCCGACCGGAAGAGGGAAGTCTATGTGTTATCAACTTCCAGGGCTAATGCAAGAAGGGACAGTACTTGTTGTATCACCATTATTATCTTTGATGGAAGATCAGGTTACACAATTAAAATATATTGTGAAAAACCGAGTGATAGCATTTAATAGTTTTCGGACATTACATGAAAAAAGAGAAGCGATGAAAAGATTAGCTTCATATAAATTTATTTTTGTTTCACCAGAGATGTTGCAGTCGGAATTGTTAATAAGAGAATTGAAGAAAGTTCATATTTCATTATTTGTTGTGGATGAAGCTCATTGTATTTCGCAATGGGGTTATGATTTTAGACCAGATTATAAAAAATTAAATGTAGTCATTGAGAATATCGGGTCTCCTACGGTGCTAGCATTAACGGCAACAGCGACGAAAGACGTACTCCGAGATATAGCAGAGAGTTTAAATTTGGAGAATGTGGCGCAACATGTATACTCTATTGATCGTCCAAATATTGCAATGGAAGTACAATTTGTTACGACGATAGAAGAGAAGAAAGAAGCGCTTTTGGAACAGGTAATGTATTTACAAGGACCAGGGATTGTATATTGTTCAAGCCGAGCGTGGACAGAACGTTTAACGGAATATTTAAGAGGAAAAGGCGTTACTGGTGTCGCTTTCTATCATGGTGGTATGGAACATGAAGAGCGTATGTTAATTCAACAGCAGTTTATGAATGACCAGTTGCAGCTTGTAATATGTACAAGTGCTTTTGGTATGGGAGTAAATAAGTCGAATACGAGATATATTATTCATTTCCATTACCCGACTAATATCGCTTCTTATTTACAAGAAATCGGAAGAGCTGGAAGAGATGGTGAACCGAGTATAGCTATCTTACTATGTAGTCCGTTAGATCACGATTTACCAATTTCAATAATTGAAGATGAATTGCCAAGTCCGTCACAAATACAATTTTTATTTTCTTTACTACAAGAAAGAATGTTTCAAACGAAAGAATTACCAATAGAAGAGGTAGAAGAAATTTGTTATAATGCAGCAAGATTTAATGAACAATATTGGCGTTTCATTCGCTATCATCTTGAACAGCTTGGAATCATACAACAGCGAAAATTAATATTAGAGAGCTTGTCAGATGAAATTATGAACAGATTAATAGCTGAAGTGGAAATAAGGCTACGTAATAAATATAGTGAGCTAGAAAACATGAAATCGTGGATACAAGTGAAAGGATGTAGACGTGAATATTTGCTGCAACAGTTCGGTTATAGAAAAGAGGGCGAGTTAAAGAATTGCTGCGACTATTGTCATATTACAAAAACAGATTATAAAAAAAGACAAGCGCAACAATCGGATTTCGACTATAATTGGGAAACAGAGTTACAAAAGCTTTTCGGTCTAGAAAAGATGGGGGAATGA